Proteins from a genomic interval of Bradyrhizobium sp. CCBAU 53340:
- a CDS encoding bifunctional sugar phosphate isomerase/epimerase/4-hydroxyphenylpyruvate dioxygenase family protein, whose protein sequence is MNKRSIATVSLSGALDEKLRAIAAAGFDEVEIFENDLLSFGSGPRDIARLCRDLNLKICAYQPFRDFEGMPEPQRTRNFARAERKFDLMQELGTDLLLICSNVSPASLGGIDRAADDFRELGDRAAKRGLRVGYEALAWGRHVNDYRDAWEIVRRADHPAIGVILDSFHALAPGFPTRAMASIPGDKIFLVQLADAPKLELDILSWSRHFRSFPGQGDLPVGEFMQAIAATGYSGPWSLEIFNDQFRAGSAVQTAVDGLRSLIMLQDHLAPDWPKLVGEPLAPKPRSSGTGFIEFAVNETKAGELAHLFSQLGFRKTGKHRSKAVERWSQGKVELVINSETDGFAHSHYVTHGPGVCAIALNVDNAGLAMQRAETLKARTFYQPVGPGELEIPAIHGVGGSLLYFLDQAGKNWDTDFAPVASDASADALIAVDHIAQSMPYDEMLSWLLFYTGILDLKRLPQMEIADPRGLVQSQALINGDQSLRFVVNGSSANRTLPARFISEFFGSGVQHVAFACEDIFATVAAMRARGAGFLDIPDNYYDDIEAKYDLAPDVMAKLRANHILYDREGDGEFFQVYTHIFDERFFFEIIERRSYQGFGAPNAGIRLAAQAREVRPASMPRV, encoded by the coding sequence TTCGAGAACGATCTGCTGTCGTTCGGCTCGGGCCCACGCGACATCGCAAGGCTCTGCCGCGATCTCAATCTGAAGATTTGCGCGTACCAGCCGTTCCGCGATTTCGAGGGTATGCCGGAGCCGCAGCGCACGCGCAACTTCGCCCGCGCCGAACGCAAGTTCGACCTGATGCAGGAGCTCGGTACCGATCTCTTGCTGATCTGCTCCAACGTCTCGCCCGCCTCGCTCGGCGGCATCGACCGCGCCGCGGACGATTTTCGCGAGCTCGGCGACCGCGCCGCCAAGCGCGGCCTGCGTGTTGGCTATGAAGCGTTGGCCTGGGGCCGGCACGTCAACGACTATCGGGATGCCTGGGAGATCGTGCGCCGCGCCGATCATCCCGCGATCGGCGTCATCCTCGACTCTTTTCACGCGCTGGCGCCGGGCTTCCCGACCCGCGCGATGGCTTCGATCCCCGGCGACAAGATCTTTCTGGTGCAACTCGCCGATGCGCCAAAGCTTGAGCTCGACATTCTGTCGTGGAGCCGGCACTTCCGCTCCTTCCCGGGCCAGGGCGATCTGCCGGTCGGCGAATTCATGCAGGCGATCGCTGCGACCGGCTACTCCGGACCGTGGTCGCTCGAAATCTTCAACGACCAATTCCGCGCCGGCTCGGCAGTGCAGACCGCGGTCGACGGCCTGCGCTCGCTGATCATGTTGCAGGACCACCTCGCCCCGGACTGGCCAAAGCTCGTCGGCGAACCCCTGGCGCCGAAGCCCAGGAGCAGCGGCACCGGCTTCATCGAATTCGCAGTCAACGAGACCAAGGCCGGCGAGCTCGCGCATCTGTTTTCGCAGCTCGGCTTCCGCAAGACGGGCAAGCATCGCAGCAAGGCGGTGGAACGCTGGTCGCAAGGCAAGGTCGAGCTCGTGATCAACTCCGAGACCGACGGCTTTGCGCATTCGCACTATGTCACCCACGGTCCCGGCGTCTGCGCCATCGCGCTCAATGTCGACAATGCCGGTCTTGCCATGCAGCGGGCCGAAACGCTGAAGGCGCGCACGTTCTACCAGCCGGTCGGACCTGGCGAGCTGGAGATCCCCGCGATCCACGGTGTCGGCGGCAGTCTTCTTTATTTCCTCGACCAGGCCGGCAAGAACTGGGACACGGATTTCGCGCCTGTCGCGAGCGATGCGAGCGCCGATGCCCTGATCGCAGTCGACCACATCGCACAGTCGATGCCCTATGACGAAATGCTGTCCTGGCTGCTGTTCTACACCGGTATCCTCGACCTGAAGCGGCTGCCGCAGATGGAGATCGCCGATCCCAGAGGCCTCGTGCAGAGCCAGGCCCTCATCAACGGCGACCAGAGCCTGCGCTTCGTCGTCAACGGCTCCTCCGCCAACCGTACGTTGCCCGCCCGCTTCATCTCGGAGTTTTTCGGCTCAGGCGTGCAGCACGTCGCCTTTGCGTGCGAGGACATCTTTGCGACCGTCGCCGCGATGCGCGCCCGCGGCGCCGGCTTCCTGGATATCCCTGACAACTACTACGACGACATCGAAGCCAAATACGACCTCGCCCCCGATGTCATGGCCAAGCTCCGCGCCAACCACATCCTCTACGACCGCGAGGGCGATGGCGAATTCTTCCAGGTCTACACCCACATTTTCGATGAGCGCTTCTTCTTCGAGATCATCGAGCGGCGGAGCTATCAGGGATTTGGTGCGCCCAACGCCGGCATCAGGCTCGCCGCGCAGGCGCGCGAGGTGCGGCCTGCGAGCATGCCGCGTGTGTGA
- a CDS encoding ABC transporter substrate-binding protein codes for MRTAFWLAGAAALVLANPALAGDTIKIGFVSTFSGPTAVIGNDMRNSFELALDHLGRKMGGKPVEVIYEDDGQKPDVGKQKTEKLVQSDKVDFLAGYIWSNVLLASLKTAVDSQTFMISANAGPSQLAGELCSPYVFSTSWQNDQTPAAVGLYMNANAVKSVFLIGPNYAAGKDMLAGLKSTFKGEIKGEEYTVWPSQLDFSAELSKARASGAESIFVFYPGAAGVQFLNQYAQAGLKSTMPLYTAFTIDELSLPLQKENALGVPGAQEWVNDLPNEQNKRFVADYRKKYTGLRPTYYGAQAYDAAQLINSAVVAVGGDTSKKDAMKAAMEKADFKSLRGAFKYGNNHIPIQNFYLQDVVKGAGGELSLKTVATIVTNDQDRFHDKCPMK; via the coding sequence ATGAGGACGGCATTCTGGCTGGCGGGCGCAGCGGCGCTGGTTCTGGCAAATCCGGCATTGGCCGGCGACACCATCAAGATCGGTTTCGTCTCGACCTTCAGCGGCCCGACCGCCGTGATCGGCAACGACATGCGCAATTCGTTCGAGCTGGCGCTTGATCATCTCGGGCGCAAGATGGGCGGCAAGCCGGTCGAGGTGATCTACGAGGACGACGGCCAGAAGCCTGATGTCGGCAAGCAGAAGACCGAGAAGCTGGTGCAGTCCGACAAGGTCGATTTCCTCGCCGGCTATATCTGGTCGAACGTGCTGCTCGCCTCGCTCAAGACCGCGGTGGACTCGCAGACCTTCATGATCTCCGCCAATGCCGGTCCCTCGCAGCTCGCGGGCGAGCTGTGCAGCCCTTACGTGTTCTCGACCTCCTGGCAGAACGACCAGACGCCGGCCGCCGTCGGCCTCTACATGAACGCGAACGCCGTCAAGAGCGTGTTCCTGATCGGCCCGAACTACGCCGCCGGCAAGGATATGCTCGCGGGCCTGAAGAGCACGTTCAAGGGCGAGATCAAGGGCGAAGAATATACGGTCTGGCCGAGCCAGCTCGATTTCTCCGCCGAGCTCTCCAAGGCGCGCGCCTCCGGGGCCGAATCGATCTTCGTGTTCTATCCGGGTGCCGCCGGCGTGCAGTTCCTCAATCAATATGCGCAGGCTGGCCTAAAGAGCACGATGCCGCTCTACACCGCCTTCACCATCGATGAGTTGTCGCTGCCGCTCCAGAAGGAGAACGCGCTCGGCGTTCCCGGCGCGCAGGAGTGGGTCAACGATCTTCCCAACGAGCAGAACAAGCGCTTCGTTGCCGACTATCGCAAGAAGTACACGGGTCTCCGCCCGACCTATTACGGCGCGCAGGCCTATGACGCGGCGCAGCTCATCAACAGCGCGGTGGTCGCCGTCGGCGGCGATACGTCCAAGAAGGATGCGATGAAGGCTGCAATGGAAAAGGCCGACTTCAAGTCGCTGCGCGGCGCGTTCAAATACGGCAACAACCACATTCCGATCCAGAACTTCTATCTGCAGGACGTGGTGAAGGGCGCCGGCGGTGAGCTTTCGCTGAAGACCGTCGCCACCATCGTCACCAATGATCAGGACCGTTTCCACGACAAGTGCCCGATGAAGTAA
- a CDS encoding NAD(P)/FAD-dependent oxidoreductase yields MAATPHRVVIVGAGFGGLETTYRLAGAPVEITLIDRRNHHLFQPLLYQVATASLATSEIAWPVRHLMRDRREVTTLFATVSGVDAARRCVLIDDGSEVPYDTLVLATGARHAYFGHDEWETWAPGLKTLEDATTLRRHILVAFERAERETDPAKRAARLTFVIVGAGPTGVELAGTIAEMAHHTLPADFRNIDTHKARVVLIEAGPRVLAGFPDDLSAYAQASLEKIGVEVVLGQAVTEINREGVVFGGKLLEAKTRIWAAGVRASPAAEWLGAPSDRAGRVQVADDLTIPGHPEIFAIGDTVSINAWDGKPVPGIAPAAKQQGRHVAETIKARLRGETKGAFRYKHAGSLAQIGKRLAVIDFGKVKLRGTIAWWIWGIAHIYFLIGLRHRLSVALSWLWIYARDQRAARLITQGSSKVV; encoded by the coding sequence ATGGCCGCAACTCCCCATCGCGTCGTCATCGTCGGGGCCGGCTTCGGCGGGCTGGAGACGACCTATCGGCTTGCCGGCGCGCCGGTGGAGATCACGCTGATCGACCGCCGCAACCATCATCTGTTTCAACCGCTACTCTATCAGGTCGCGACCGCCTCGCTCGCGACCAGCGAGATCGCCTGGCCGGTGCGGCACCTGATGCGCGACAGGCGCGAGGTGACGACACTGTTTGCGACGGTGAGCGGCGTCGATGCCGCGCGCCGATGTGTGTTGATCGACGACGGCAGCGAGGTGCCCTACGACACGCTGGTGCTCGCCACCGGCGCACGTCACGCCTATTTCGGCCATGACGAGTGGGAGACGTGGGCGCCCGGACTGAAGACGCTGGAGGACGCGACCACGTTGCGACGTCACATCCTCGTGGCGTTCGAGCGTGCCGAACGCGAGACGGATCCGGCGAAGCGCGCGGCGCGGCTCACTTTCGTCATCGTCGGCGCAGGTCCCACCGGCGTCGAGCTCGCCGGCACCATCGCCGAGATGGCACATCACACCCTGCCGGCAGATTTCCGCAACATCGACACCCACAAGGCGCGCGTCGTGCTGATCGAGGCGGGCCCGCGCGTGCTCGCGGGCTTTCCCGACGACCTCTCGGCCTATGCGCAGGCCTCGCTGGAAAAGATCGGTGTCGAAGTCGTGCTCGGGCAGGCCGTCACCGAGATCAACCGCGAAGGTGTGGTGTTCGGCGGCAAGCTGCTCGAGGCCAAGACACGAATCTGGGCCGCCGGAGTCCGTGCTTCGCCCGCCGCCGAATGGCTGGGCGCACCAAGCGATCGCGCCGGGCGGGTGCAAGTTGCTGACGATCTCACCATCCCCGGCCATCCCGAAATCTTCGCGATCGGTGACACCGTGAGCATCAACGCCTGGGACGGCAAGCCGGTGCCGGGCATCGCACCCGCCGCCAAGCAGCAGGGCCGCCATGTCGCGGAAACCATCAAGGCACGGTTGCGCGGCGAGACAAAGGGCGCGTTCCGTTACAAGCACGCCGGCAGTCTCGCCCAGATCGGCAAGCGGCTCGCGGTGATCGATTTCGGCAAGGTCAAGCTGCGCGGCACCATCGCGTGGTGGATCTGGGGCATCGCCCACATCTACTTCCTGATCGGCCTGCGCCACCGTCTCAGCGTGGCCCTGAGCTGGCTGTGGATCTATGCCCGTGACCAGCGCGCGGCGCGGTTGATCACGCAGGGCAGCAGCAAGGTGGTATAG
- a CDS encoding SPFH domain-containing protein: MFIMELVATHPYLTIIVLVVLAYLILSVRVANQYERSVVFRLGKFNRTAGPGLYLVWQFLEWQTKLDLRTITANVEQQEGITRDNVPIKVDAVVWYRIVDPELAVMEVKAVSNAVVQVSLTTLRAVLGQHTLDEILKAQDTIAEVMQKAIDTTTEPWGVKVELVQMKSVEIPPSMQRALAQEAEALREKRARLIKAEAELDAAEQLRQAAEVIMQNPAGLELRRMQMITEVGAEQNTMTLVMMPSEFVSMARGISDAAKAMAAKG, encoded by the coding sequence ATGTTCATCATGGAGCTTGTCGCCACGCATCCTTATCTGACCATCATCGTTCTTGTAGTTCTCGCCTATTTGATCTTAAGCGTCCGCGTTGCCAACCAATACGAACGCAGCGTCGTGTTCCGGCTTGGTAAATTCAACCGCACAGCCGGCCCCGGCCTGTACCTGGTCTGGCAGTTCCTCGAATGGCAGACCAAGCTCGATTTGCGCACCATCACCGCGAATGTCGAGCAGCAGGAAGGCATCACACGCGACAACGTGCCGATCAAGGTCGACGCCGTGGTGTGGTATCGCATCGTTGATCCCGAGCTTGCGGTCATGGAAGTCAAGGCAGTCTCCAACGCGGTCGTGCAAGTCTCGCTCACGACGCTACGCGCGGTGCTTGGGCAGCATACGCTCGATGAAATCCTGAAAGCGCAGGACACCATCGCCGAGGTCATGCAGAAGGCAATCGATACGACCACTGAGCCCTGGGGCGTCAAGGTCGAGCTGGTACAGATGAAGAGTGTCGAGATTCCGCCAAGCATGCAGCGCGCGCTCGCCCAGGAGGCGGAGGCGCTCCGCGAAAAGCGCGCCCGCCTGATCAAGGCTGAGGCCGAGCTCGACGCCGCCGAGCAGCTGCGCCAGGCCGCCGAAGTGATCATGCAGAACCCCGCCGGCCTCGAGCTCCGCCGCATGCAGATGATCACCGAAGTCGGCGCCGAGCAGAACACCATGACGCTCGTGATGATGCCGAGCGAGTTCGTCTCGATGGCACGAGGGATTTCAGATGCAGCAAAAGCGATGGCCGCGAAAGGATGA
- a CDS encoding cytochrome P450 translates to MSAPGSTVSGVPHLDVDPFGMSFFADPYPTHELLRETGPVVYLDKWNVYGVARYAEVHAVLNDPVAFCSSRGVGLSDFKKEAPWRSPSLILEADPPAHTRTRAVLSKVLSPTALKQVRDRFAAAAEACVDVLLDRRSFDAITDLAEAYPLSIFPDALGLKAEGREHLLPYASVAFNAFGPPNRLRQQALESSAPHQAYVAEQCQRENLAPGGFGACIHAHADAGEITAAEAPLLVRSLLSAGLDTTVNGIGAAVYCLARFPDQFARLRGDTTLARNAFEEAVRFESPVQTFFRTTACEVELSGATIGEGEKVLMFLAAANRDPRRWDKPDSYDITRRTSGHVGYGSGIHMCVGQLVARLEGETILSALARRVASIEITGEPKRRFNNTLRGLDSLPVTVTPA, encoded by the coding sequence ATGAGCGCACCCGGCTCGACCGTATCTGGCGTCCCGCATCTCGACGTCGATCCCTTCGGCATGAGCTTCTTCGCCGACCCTTATCCCACGCATGAGCTGCTGCGGGAGACGGGCCCGGTCGTCTATCTCGACAAGTGGAACGTCTATGGTGTGGCGCGCTACGCGGAGGTTCATGCGGTTCTGAACGATCCCGTGGCGTTCTGCTCCAGCCGCGGGGTCGGCCTCTCCGATTTCAAGAAGGAGGCACCGTGGCGGTCGCCGAGCCTGATCCTGGAGGCCGATCCTCCCGCGCACACCCGCACGCGAGCCGTGCTGTCGAAGGTGCTGTCGCCCACCGCCTTGAAGCAGGTCCGTGACCGCTTTGCTGCCGCCGCCGAAGCGTGCGTCGACGTTCTGCTCGACCGGCGCAGCTTCGATGCCATCACGGATCTTGCCGAGGCCTATCCTCTGTCGATCTTTCCCGATGCGCTTGGCCTGAAGGCCGAAGGTCGCGAGCATCTGTTGCCCTACGCGAGCGTCGCGTTCAACGCTTTCGGCCCACCGAACAGGTTGCGCCAGCAGGCGCTCGAGAGCTCGGCGCCGCATCAGGCCTATGTCGCCGAGCAATGCCAGCGCGAGAACCTTGCGCCGGGCGGTTTCGGCGCCTGTATTCATGCGCACGCCGATGCTGGCGAGATCACCGCCGCCGAGGCGCCGCTGCTCGTGCGTTCGCTGCTGTCGGCGGGGCTCGATACCACCGTCAACGGCATCGGTGCGGCGGTCTATTGCCTGGCGCGGTTTCCGGACCAGTTCGCCAGGTTGCGCGGCGATACGACTCTGGCGCGCAACGCGTTCGAAGAGGCCGTGCGGTTCGAGAGCCCTGTGCAGACCTTCTTCCGCACCACCGCGTGCGAGGTCGAACTGTCCGGCGCGACCATCGGCGAAGGCGAGAAGGTGCTGATGTTCCTTGCCGCCGCCAATCGCGATCCGCGCCGATGGGACAAGCCTGACAGTTACGACATCACCCGCCGCACCTCCGGCCATGTCGGCTACGGCTCCGGTATCCATATGTGCGTCGGCCAGCTCGTGGCGCGGCTCGAGGGCGAGACGATACTCTCGGCGCTGGCTCGCCGGGTCGCCAGCATCGAGATCACGGGCGAGCCGAAGCGCCGCTTCAACAACACGCTGCGCGGGCTCGACAGCCTGCCTGTGACCGTCACGCCGGCCTGA
- a CDS encoding MarR family winged helix-turn-helix transcriptional regulator, whose amino-acid sequence MPAPSTRSRQKPASAETGPTLDLDRYVPAFITFIANKLSNSANAFYQRQFGVNVTEWRIMSLLAIEPGIPASRICHVIGFDKGPVSRTLAGLEKRGHVSIRTDPNDGRTHSISLTAKGRATHDKVIVAALDRERRLVSCLSKDEREILIDLLRRLHENLGAVTGGADT is encoded by the coding sequence ATGCCTGCGCCTTCGACCAGATCCCGCCAAAAGCCTGCGTCCGCTGAGACCGGACCGACGCTCGATCTCGATCGCTACGTCCCGGCCTTCATCACCTTCATCGCCAACAAGCTCTCCAACAGCGCGAACGCGTTCTATCAGCGGCAATTCGGCGTCAACGTCACGGAATGGCGGATCATGTCGCTGCTGGCGATCGAGCCGGGCATTCCGGCCTCGCGCATCTGCCACGTCATCGGCTTCGACAAGGGCCCGGTGAGCCGGACGCTCGCCGGCCTCGAGAAACGCGGGCACGTGTCGATCCGCACCGATCCGAACGACGGCCGCACCCATTCGATCTCGCTGACGGCGAAGGGCCGCGCCACCCATGACAAGGTGATCGTCGCGGCGCTCGATCGCGAGCGGCGGCTGGTGTCGTGTCTGTCGAAGGATGAGCGCGAGATACTGATCGATTTGTTGCGCCGGCTGCACGAGAACCTCGGCGCGGTGACCGGTGGCGCAGATACCTGA
- a CDS encoding feruloyl-CoA synthase, which yields MTPATRGDAASLFATPRTVVERRADGSIVLRSPEPLRESARCVGDWLEQWARRTPGTVFLAERANADAPWTTVTYAQALQQVRGAASWILAQGLSIERPLAILSDNSIDHALLALAAQHVGVPSAAISPAYSLMSKDFEKLKSMIALLQPGAIYVSATKPFAAALAAIKPMHQAQIISGHADDADALAFDAIATTPETSGTAKAFAAVTPDTIAKFLFTSGSTGTPKAVINTHRMLTSSQQAKAQTWTFLEQAGSDLVILDWLPWSHTFGANHNFNLVLRNGGSLYIDGGKPAPGLFATSLANLKSVMPTVYFNVPRGFDMLIAALRDDEELRRRFFSEVKFAFYAGAALPQNLWDALAQLSIETVGHALPMVSAWGSTETSPLATDCHFLAERSGNIGVPIPGTELKLVSAGDKLEVRVRGPNVTPGYWKAPELTKQAFDEEGFYLIGDAVKLADVNRPERGLFFDGRVAEDFKLNSGTWVSVGTLRIAGIAALAPLAQDIVVTGHGGDEVRFLVFPNIAACRMHAGLPETAATDEVLAHDKVRTAIAQGLAKLAQQAGNSSGHATRALLLAEPPSVDGGEITDKGYINQRAVLTRRADAVERLNDDASTEWIGCN from the coding sequence ATGACACCCGCCACACGCGGTGATGCTGCAAGCCTGTTTGCAACACCCAGGACCGTCGTCGAACGTCGCGCCGATGGCAGCATCGTGCTGCGTTCGCCCGAGCCTCTTCGCGAGAGCGCGCGCTGCGTCGGCGACTGGCTGGAGCAATGGGCTCGGCGGACGCCGGGCACGGTCTTCCTCGCCGAACGCGCCAACGCCGATGCGCCCTGGACCACGGTGACCTATGCGCAAGCGCTGCAGCAGGTGCGTGGCGCAGCGTCCTGGATCCTGGCACAGGGACTGAGCATCGAGCGTCCGCTCGCGATCCTCTCCGACAACAGCATCGATCATGCATTGCTCGCGCTTGCCGCGCAGCATGTCGGCGTGCCCTCTGCCGCGATCTCGCCTGCTTATTCGCTGATGTCCAAGGATTTCGAAAAACTCAAGAGCATGATCGCGCTGCTTCAGCCCGGTGCGATCTACGTCTCCGCGACAAAGCCGTTTGCAGCAGCGCTAGCCGCGATCAAGCCGATGCACCAGGCGCAGATCATCAGCGGCCATGCCGATGATGCCGATGCGCTCGCGTTCGATGCCATTGCGACGACGCCGGAGACGTCCGGGACCGCAAAGGCTTTCGCCGCGGTGACCCCGGATACGATTGCAAAATTCCTCTTCACCTCGGGCTCGACCGGCACGCCCAAGGCGGTCATCAACACCCATCGCATGCTCACCTCGAGCCAGCAGGCCAAGGCGCAGACCTGGACCTTCCTCGAACAAGCCGGCAGCGATCTCGTCATTCTCGACTGGCTGCCCTGGAGCCACACCTTCGGCGCCAACCACAATTTCAACCTCGTGCTGCGTAACGGCGGCTCGCTCTATATCGACGGCGGCAAGCCGGCGCCTGGCCTGTTCGCGACTTCGCTCGCCAATCTCAAAAGCGTGATGCCGACGGTCTATTTCAACGTGCCGCGCGGCTTTGACATGCTGATCGCGGCACTCCGCGACGACGAGGAATTACGCCGGCGCTTCTTCAGCGAGGTGAAATTCGCCTTCTACGCCGGTGCAGCCTTGCCGCAGAATCTGTGGGATGCGCTCGCGCAGCTCTCGATCGAAACCGTCGGCCATGCGTTGCCGATGGTCTCGGCCTGGGGCTCGACCGAGACCTCGCCGCTGGCGACCGACTGCCATTTCCTCGCCGAGCGCTCCGGCAATATCGGCGTGCCGATCCCGGGAACCGAGCTGAAGCTCGTCAGCGCCGGCGACAAGCTGGAGGTGCGCGTGCGTGGTCCGAATGTCACGCCGGGCTATTGGAAGGCGCCGGAACTGACGAAGCAGGCCTTTGACGAGGAGGGATTCTATCTGATCGGCGACGCGGTGAAGCTTGCCGATGTCAATCGGCCCGAGCGCGGCCTGTTCTTCGATGGCCGCGTCGCCGAAGATTTCAAGCTGAATTCCGGCACCTGGGTCAGCGTCGGCACGCTACGCATCGCCGGCATCGCCGCGCTGGCGCCGCTTGCGCAGGATATCGTCGTCACTGGTCATGGTGGTGACGAGGTGCGCTTCCTGGTGTTCCCGAACATCGCCGCGTGCCGCATGCATGCCGGTCTGCCCGAGACGGCGGCTACGGACGAAGTGCTGGCCCATGACAAGGTGAGGACCGCGATCGCACAGGGCCTCGCCAAGCTCGCGCAGCAGGCCGGCAACTCGTCGGGCCACGCCACGCGCGCCCTGCTGCTTGCCGAACCGCCGTCGGTCGATGGCGGCGAGATCACCGACAAAGGCTATATCAACCAGCGCGCGGTGCTGACGCGGCGCGCCGACGCCGTGGAGCGGCTGAATGATGATGCGTCAACCGAGTGGATCGGCTGCAACTAA
- a CDS encoding MarR family winged helix-turn-helix transcriptional regulator gives MTAIAARTSPRKRANNGATRQIDADEISLDALVGHAGYAVRRFQIWIFQDFIRTLGAVGIRPTQYSVLTVIGANPGLSQMAVAKRLGIERARLVHLLDSLEQRRLVKRIKSKADRRSHALHLTTQGETALARFKRLAAEHERHVEDKIGKANRERLLQILAAFT, from the coding sequence TTGACAGCGATCGCAGCCCGGACTTCCCCCCGCAAGCGAGCGAACAACGGCGCGACGCGGCAGATCGACGCGGACGAGATCAGCCTTGACGCTCTCGTCGGCCACGCCGGCTATGCGGTCCGTCGCTTCCAGATCTGGATCTTTCAGGACTTCATCCGGACGCTCGGCGCGGTCGGTATCAGGCCGACGCAATATTCGGTGCTGACCGTGATCGGCGCCAATCCGGGGCTCTCGCAGATGGCGGTGGCAAAACGCCTCGGCATCGAGCGCGCCCGGCTGGTGCATCTGCTCGACAGCCTTGAGCAGCGGAGGCTGGTGAAACGGATCAAGTCGAAGGCGGACCGGCGGTCCCACGCGCTTCACCTCACGACGCAAGGCGAGACGGCCCTGGCAAGATTCAAGCGCCTCGCGGCCGAGCACGAACGGCATGTCGAGGACAAGATCGGCAAGGCGAACCGGGAACGGCTGCTCCAGATACTTGCGGCCTTCACCTGA